From the Lusitaniella coriacea LEGE 07157 genome, the window GTTGCTCGTAACTTTGCCCTCAATCTTTATCGCTCCAATGCGTTCTCCAATATGGCTCAGGCTCAACGCTTTTGTCAGTTCGGATTAGACACACTAAAGCTTCTATTTAGAATGAAATAGCCCTGCCAATCAGCTTTACCGATAAGGCAGTTAATTTCAATAATCCTTGAGGATGACAACGGCAACTTTCATATTTGATAGGTAATGAGAAATGAGCGGCTAACCTCTATATCTTCACCTCTTTACAGACTGGCAGGAGCCACACCAGAATTTCTATAGTTACTAATTGAGCCTTGCTCAGGTATTTTGAAAGATGAGTGCGGTATAATTCGGGTAACATTTTTGTTGTTCGGTCTGGCTAACATTTTCAAGACCGAGCTTTTTTTACCATTTTTCCCCTCAAACCCTAACCTCACTGTCCTTTCAACGGGTTGTCACCCGCGAGCGTTTGACCTCTCTAACTTTCATTGTGCAAACGCGAAACCCAAAGTTCTAATTCTACAAACCTGGAGACGAAAATCAGTAATGCTTTGCTTGCGTCGATCTTCCATTCTTTTGACCCTGAGTGCCGCCACAACCTTTTTACTCGTTGGGTGCGGAAATAGTAAAGTTGCCCAGTGCAACGAGATTATAAAAATCGCGAATCAAGCTGTGAGCGAAGCCAAACAACTCACCAACGGCGGTCAAACCGACGACCCGCAAGCCATGATCGAAGCGGCGGATGCAATGGATCGAGCCGCCCAGACAATGGAAGAGCTTGACCTGCGCGACTCCGAATTGCAAGACTACCGAGCGGGGTTCATTGAGATGTACGCCGAAACCGCAAAAGCCACCCGCGATTTTGTCGAAGCCTACAAAAAGAAAAATCGTCCCGGTGCTGAAAGCGCCCTGGGCAACCTCCAGCAAGCCACCAAACCAGAGCCAGAGTTGATTCAAGGGATTAACACCTACTGCAAGGAAAACTAGGGATTGGACTTTCGAGCATGAAAACAGCCCTAGTCCATGAATGGTTGACCCCCAAAGCAACTGGCGGTTCGGAACTCGTCGTTCAAGAAATCTTGAAATTTATCGAAGCCGATCTCTACGCTCTCGTTGACTTTGAATCGAGCAACCCTCAAAGTTATTTATGGGGACGCAAAATTGGCACCACCTTCCTGCAACACTTTCCCCTGGCTCGCAATGGCGTGCAGAAGTATTTACCCTTGCTTCCTTTCGCAATCGAACAACTTGACTTGCGCGACTACGATCTGATCCTCTCCTCCTCCCACGCCGTCGCCAAAGGCATCCTCGCCAGTCCCCACCAACTCCACCTCTGTTATTGCCACACCCCCATGCGCTATGCCTGGGATCTCACCTTCGACTACCTCAATAACAGCACCCTGGGACGGGGACTTCCCGGTATCCTCACTCGCCACATTTTGCACCAACTGCGCCAGTGGGACGTTCTCTCTGCCAATCGAGTCGATTACTTCATTGCCAATTCCCAACACACCGCTCGTCGCATTTGGCGAGCCTATCGGCGCACCGCAGAAGTGATTCATCCCCCTGTGGAGATCGAACGCTTCGCCTTTAATTCCCAAAAAGAAGATTTTTATTTAACAGTTTCCCGATTAGTCAGCTACAAACAAGTATCTTTAATTGTTCGTGCCTTCAATCAGCTCGAATTGCCCCTAGTCGTCATTGGTTCTGGTCCCCAACTCCAGCAAATTCGCCAACTCGCAAAATCTAACGTCCGAGTGCTAGGATCGCAGTCAAATGATGTAGTCGCGCAGTATATGGCACGGGCAAAAGCATTCGTTTATGCCGCTCTAGAAGACTTTGGCATTGCCTTGGTCGAAGCACAAGCTTGCGGAACCCCCGCGATCGCCTATGGTGCTGGAGGAGCAAAAGAGACGGTGCTAGATGTGCGACAATTTCCTGAAATGGGGACGGGTTTGCTGTTTCCCTCTCAAAAAACCGATGCTTTGATAGAAGCCATTCGATTTTTTGAAAATACTCAGGGAACGATTGTTCCAGAAAATTGTCGGTTGCAAGCAGCTAAGTTTACACCGACAATATTTGAAAAGCGCTATCTAGAATTTCTAGAACGCTGTTGCCGAGAAGCCAAATTAGGCAAACCTAATCGAATTTCTCGAACTTTGTGAGGTAATTCTCGTTCATCTAGGGTCTTGTGGCTATATGATCGGGACTATGTGGTGTGAAGTGAAGGAGTAAGATGACTGCTAATAGCCAACTTGTCTCCGTCAAAATCTTGCGAGGGTTAATCAAAAGCGGTTTTGCCCCAACCAGTGCAAGAAAAATGTCTTTGAGCGAACTGCTCAAAACTCTAGACGGAAATTTTGCGAAGCGGCTGTTTGATGTTGTATTTTCCCTAACCGTTCTGATTTTGTTTTCTCCGGTGTACTTGCTAATGGCTGCTTTGATTGCCATTAGTTCTCCGGGACCTATTTTTTACATTCAGAAGCGTGTGGGGAAAAACTTTAAGCCTTTTGGCTGCATCAAATTCAGAACAATGGTGGACAATGCCGAGGAAGTATTGTCGGAGATGATCGGTAATTCGCCGCAACTTCGCCAAGAATTTGAAGAGGACTTCAAACTGAGGCAAGATCCGCGAATCACGGGAATTGGAAAATTTCTCCGATACACCAGTCTTGATGAATTCCCTCAATTTTGGAATGTCTTAATGGGCGATATGAGCGTTGTTGGTCCTAGACCTTTGGTTCCCGAAGAACTCCCTAAGTACGGACAGCATATTGACAAAATATTAACCATTAAGCCGGGAATTACAGGTCTGTGGCAAGTTTCTGGGCGAAATGACATCCCTTACCATCGTCGCGTGCAGATTGACCTTTACTACGTCAATTGCCGCAATTTTTGGTTAGACCTGTTTATTATGGTCAGAACAATCGGCGTGATTATTTTTCCCAGAAATAATGGAGCTTATTAAATTATTGCCATTGAAGTGGGAATAATAGGGTAGAGCGAGCAGAGATGCTTGGAGATTGCTTTAGGGCAACCCAATCGATGCTTCTCTTCCCCTATTCTAAAGTTTGTTGCGATTCCCATCGAAAAAACGGCAACTGTTCTGTCACTCTAAAAAACTTTAGGTTAACTTGGGTTAGGGGTTTATCCCTTAGCTTCAGTTAGTGCTAACTGCGCAAAAACCGATCGCGCATTTTTAGCCTCTAGATAGAGTAGTAACCCATTAAGCACAGGAAAATTGAGCATGATGCAATCCAAACGCGCCCTGATTACCGGGATTACGGGTCAGGATGGCTCCTATCTCAGCGAGTTGTTACTGGAAAAAGGCTATGAAGTTCATGGTATTATTCGTCGGACTTCGACTTTTAATACCGACCGGATCGATCACGTCTATGTCGATCCCCATAGTGCGGACGCGCGGTTCTTCCTACACTACGGAGACTTAACCGACGGTACGACGCTGCGCCGACTGCTAGAAGCGGTTAAGCCCGATGAAATTTATAATTTAGGCGCTCAATCCCACGTTCGAGTCAGTTTCGATTCTCCTGAATACACGGTAGATACGGTCGGGATGGGCGTGCTGCGCTTGCTCGAAGCCATTCGGGACTACCAGCAGCGTACGGGGATTGAAGTTCGCTTTTATCAAGCGGGTTCTTCGGAGATGTTTGGAAAAGTCCAAGAAGTTCCCCAAAAGGAAACAACACCGTTTTATCCCCGCAGTCCTTACGCTTGCGCTAAGGTTTACGGTCACTGGCAAACTGTTAATTACCGAGAATCCTACGATCTCTTTGCCTGCAATGGCATTCTCTTCAACCACGAATCGCCGCGACGAGGCGAAACCTTTGTCACGCGGAAAATCACGCGCGCGGTTGCTCGTATTGTAGCGGGCAAGCAGAAAAAGCTGTATTTAGGGAACCTCGATTCCAAGCGAGATTGGGGCTATGCAAAAGATTACGTACAAGCCATGTGGCTGATGCTTCAGCAAGAAAAACCCGATGATTATGTGGTCGCGACGGGAGAAACCTATTCCATTCGAGAATTTCTGGAGATTGCCTTTAGTTGGGTGAATTTGGAGTGGAAGGATTATGTGGAGTTTGACGAACGCTATCTCCGTCCGGCTGAGGTTGAGTTGTTGATTGGCGATCCTTCTAAGGCGAAGGCAAAGTTGGGATGGGAGCGGTCTGTTAGCTTTGAGGGATTGGTAAAGTTGATGGTTGAAGCGGATTTAGCGGCTTTAGATCTTCCTTCGCCCAATGGAAAAGTATCGGAACAGTTGTTAAAAGATAATGCCTACATTCGCCAAAGTGTAGGCAGCGCCGTGGATTAAGGACTAAAAACAAAACCATGCTAGATTTGAGTACAAAACGGATTTTGGTCACGGGCGGTGCGGGTTTTTTGGGCAAACAGGTTGTCGCACAACTGGTTGAGGCAGGGGCGCAGGAAGAGAAAATTACCGTCCCGCGATCGCGCGATTATGATTTGCGAGATTTAGAAGCCTGTCAGAAAGCTGCTCGGAATCAGAATATTATCATCCATCTGGCTGCTCACGTAGGCGGAATTGGTTTGAATCAAGAAAAACCCGCAGAACTGTTCTACGACAATCTGATGATGGGGACACAGCTCATACACTCTGCCTATCAAGCGGGTGTTGAAAAATTCGTCTGCATCGGGACAATTTGCGCCTATCCCAAATTCACTCCCGTCCCCTTCCAGGAAGATAATCTGTGGGAAGGCTATCCTGAAGAAACGAATGCCCCCTATGGCGTTGCTAAAAAAGCACTACTGGTTCAACTTCAGTCCTATCGCCAGCAGTACGACTTCAATGGCATCTACCTGCTGCCGGTCAACCTCTACGGTCCTGAAGATAATTTCGACCCCAATAGTTCCCACGTTATTCCGGCACTCATTCGCAAGGTTCATGAGGCACAACAGCGCGGCGATAAGACCTTACCCGCTTGGGGCGATGGCAGTCCAACGCGCGAGTTTCTCTATTCCACCGATGCGGCGCGAGGAATTGTTATGGCGACTCAGGGGTACAACGAACCGGAACCAGTAAACTTGGGAACCAATTCAGAAATCTCGATTCGCGATTTAGTGGAATTAATTTGCGAGTTGATGGGTTTTGAGGGAGAGATTGTTTGGCAAACCGATAAGCCGAACGGTCAGCCCCGTCGCTGTTTGGATACCTCTCGCGCCAAAAAAGCCTTTGATTTTGAAGCGCAAGTAGACTTCAAACAAGGTTTGAAGAATACGATTGAATGGTATCGGCAGCAGGCTACCTAATTCTAGAACTTCTAGAACGCGCGATCGCGCCAACGATCTGACAAAGGCAGCGACTTTAGAGATCGAATCCCTCAGAAATTACCAGTGGTGCATACTTTACCGCAAGTTTAAAGGGCGTAGTCGGCTACGCCCTTTCACTTTGAAAAATTAGCGGTGGCAGTTACAGCCCTCGTGTCCGCAACCAGACCCCCCCTCTGAATGACCGTTGGCACAAGCTTCGCAACAGTAATACTTGCCCTCTTTCTGCACGGCATCACTGGTATCGACAACGCATAAACAAGATTCGCAGGCACATTTCATTTGTGTAACAGTCGTCATGGCAGTTTCCTCAAAAGATAAGATGGACAAAAAGCACGAACAGATGTTCATGTTTATATGATAACACCTGAACAGGCTTTCAGGTATCAGAGCGTAAAAATTCAAACTTTTGTTGATAATTGAAAGACCCAATCCCCTTTGACATAACAGCCCAAACCCATGTCTGAAAATGCTTCTGTCAATGCTCAAGACCGACCCACTCCGAAAAATTCGACCACCCCACTCCCCATGCAAAACATCCTCAGTGTGGAGAAAGCCCAGCGAATGGCAGAGTTCTTCAGCATTTTGGGCGATCCCAATCGCTGGCGTATCTTATCAGCCCTTGCTCTTGAGGAAATGCGGGTTCGAGACTTGGCAGAGGCAGTTGAAATGACAGAATCGGCAGTATCTCATCAACTCCGAATTTTACGTAATACGCGCCTGGTGAGCTATCGCAAGCGGGGGCGCAATGTTTTCTATTGTTTAAAAGATCATCACATTTTCAATCTCTACCGCGATGTGTCAGAGCATTTAGACGAACCGGAAGAGGAAGTGATATAAAATCCGGTTGAATGCCCTCAGTGAGGATTGACGCGGAGACGCGGTGACACGGAGACACGGTGAATTTTTAGGATGGGCAATTTGAAGGATTTGATATGACAGGAGGAGGTTAAGGGATCAGTGCTTGAGGGTTGCTTGCGCGAGAAAGAATCTGTGCGCCCCGACGATTGAGTGAAATTTTTTGGGGGGCAAATCAGCTTTCATGGAAACAAAGAAAATGTCCGTTGATTTCAAGAAAATTCAGCTATCAATTGTTGTCCCGGTTTATAACGAAGCGGTAAATCTCAATTCATTATTTAAACGACTCGAAACGGTTATGGACGATCTTGGACGCAGTTACGAGATTGTCTGCATTAACGATGGCAGCAAAGATGATACTTTAAGCCGTTTGATCGAGTGCCATCAACGCAATCCCAACATCAAGGTTATCAATTTATCCCGTAACTTTGGCAAAGAAATCGCACTAACAGCAGGCATTGATTATGCGACAGGTGCAGCCGTCATTCCCATTGATGCTGACCTGCAAGACCCGCCAGAATTGATCGGCGAGTTAGTTGAAAAATGGCAAGAGGGGTACGATGTGGTTTATTGTACGCGGCGATCGCGCAAAGGAGAAACTTGGCTCAAACGCTTCACGGCAAATGCTTTTTACCGTGCAATTAGTAAAATGAGTCGCGTTCCCATCCCCCAGGACACCGGAGACTTCCGCCTACTCGATCGGCGCGTGGTCGAAGCCCTCAAGCTTTTGCCCGAACGAACGCGGTTTATGAAAGGACTCTTTTCTTGGGTGGGTTTCAAGCAAACTGCAATTTTGTTTGACCGCGAACCCCGTCTTCAAGGGACCACAACCTGGAATTACTGGAAACTGTGGAACCTTGCCTTGGACGGGATTATCTCTTTTAGTTCTTTGCCATTAAAAATTTGGAGTTATTTGGGTCTATCGATTTCCTTTCTATCATTGCTTTACGCCAGTTTTCTCGTTCTGCGGACGATAATTTTTGGCATTGATGTTCCAGGCTATGCATCCATCATTGTGGCAGTTTTGTTTTTAGGTGGAATTCAGTTGATTACCTTGGGCGTTCTCGGCGAGTATTTAGGGCGCGTTTACGAAGAGGTGAAAGGTCGTCCCATTTATTTAGTACGAGATGTCTATGGGTTTGAATCTTCTGCAACAAAACTCGATACAAACAACGCTTGCGAGTAAAGTGGGATGCGAGTCAAACTATTTTTCAATCCGTTGAGCTTTATTGTCGGGATGTACGGCGAAAATGGTAGGGTAATCTCCGCCTCCTTCTACTCATTCTTTCAATGCCTTTGGATTTTCGCAACACTAACACGCTCTGGTCTTCTATTTTAGTTGAAACGCTACACCGACTCGGTTTAACCACCGCCATTCTCTGTCCGGGTTCCCGTTCGACTCCTTTAACCGTTGCTTTTGCCCAACATCCCGAAATCGAAGCGATTCCAATTCTAGACGAGCGTTCTGCGGCATTTTTTGCCCTAGGGGTTGCCAAGCGATTGGGTTTGCCTGTGGTTGTGGTTTGTACTTCTGGAACGGCTGGGGCAAATTTTTTCCCGGCGGTTATCGAGGCGAGATACAGTCGGGTTCCTTTGATCGTTTTAACTGCCGATCGCCCGCCAGAACTGAGAGATTGCCATGCAGGACAAGCGATCGCGCAACTGAAATTATACGGCGACTATCCCAATTGGCAGGCGGAATTAGCCCTTCCCGAAGCAAAGATGGAGATGTTGTGTTATTTGCGACAAACCCTCGTCCAAGCCTGGACGCGATCGCGCGTTCCCACCCCAGGAGTCGTTCATCTCAACATTCCCTTTCGCGACCCCCTCGCACCTATCCCGCAACTGGAGATCGCTTCCCTGAAATCCCAACTGCACCCCCAGGATTTTTTCGCCCACATTTCCCATTCTCCCTTCCCCACTTTCACCCATCAAAAGCCATTTCCCAGTTCGATCGTTCGCATTTGGCAGCAGTGCGATCGCGGAATTATTATTGCTGGTTCGGCGCAACCACCGCATCCTGAAATCTATTGTCGCGCGATCGCGAACCTGTCCCAATCCCTCGGTTTTCCCGTCCTCGCCGAAGGTTTATCTCCTTTAAGGAATTATTCCGCGATCGCACCCCATCTCATTTCCACCTACGACTCCATCCTCCGCGACCTCACCCTTGCCCAAAAACTTGCCCCCGATATCATCATTCAAATCGGCGAACTCCCCATCAGCAAGCAGCTTCGTACCTGGTTATCCAACACTCAAACCCACCGTTGGGTTATCGATCCCACCCCCGAAAACTTCGATCCCCTCCACGGCAAAACCACCCATCTCCAACTCCCCGTCGAACAAATTCCCCCCCTCCTCAAAGGATGGTTAGGGGAAGAACAAGCACGCTACCTCAAACAATGGTTAGACGCAGAAACTCAAATTCGGGAATACTTTGACCGCACACTTGCTCAAACAAACATCTTTTTTGAAGGAAAAATTCCTTGGCTCCTCTCTCAACATCTTCCCCCAAAAACACCCTTATTTATTGCCAACAGTATGCCCGTGCGAGATGTTGAATATTTTTGGAAACCCAACAACCAACACATTCAACCCTTTTTCAATCGTGGGGCAAATGGAATTGATGGAACCTTATCCACTGCATTCGGTATTGCCCATCGCAATCAAAGCAGCGTCTTACTCACAGGCGATCTAGCCCTATTGCACGATACCAATGGATTTTTGCAACGCAACAAACTCATCGGTAGCCTCACGATCGTTCTTATCAATAACCAAGGGGGTGGAATCTTTGAAATGCTCCCCATCTCGCAATTCGATCCGCCCTTTGAAGAATTTTTTGCAACGCCTCAAAACATTGACTTTTCCAAACTTTGCTTGACTTATGATATTGAATACAAACTCATTGAATCTTGGCACCATTTTCAGCAACTTATCAATCCACTGCCCAAACAAGGAATTTGTTTATTAGAGTTAAAAACAAATCGGAAATCGGACGTGCAGTGGAGGAAAGAAACTTTTGCAAAAATCTCGCAGGATTATCTTTCTTAGACAGTGAAATCCTCGGTTTCCTTGAAAAAATGATTAAATTACTTGTAAAAAGAATTGAGAAGGAAAACTCTTGCCAAATCAGTTGGAAATTAGAATCGCACAGGTCGATCTATGTTTTCATCGATTCTCAAAAATCAATAACTGATTATTTATATTGGCGTTTAGCTGATGCAAAAGGAAAAAGTCTCTTTAATATTGATGTTGATTATCACGGTTGTATTAGTCAGATTGAAATTATTTCATACAACTTACCAATATTTTCTATTTCAGATCGTTATAAATTGAACTCAGAAAAAGAATTTGGAAACATTATAGTTAGCACAGAACCCTGGAAGACATATTTTGAAAAGCGCTTAAAAACAGAACACTTATTCCCTAGCGAAGCTAATTTATCTTTAATTCATGAAAAAATCATTGATAATCCCAAATCATTTAAACTTCAAATTAACAAAAAAGATATGAGGATAGAATTATTTGAAGATATTATAGCGCGAGAAATTTGGGTTTCAGAATCGTTGTGTTTTGAATTGAATGAATTGGGTGAGATTTGCGCTATTGTGTTAGACGGCTTTATGACATCGCAGGGACGAGGGCTGAAGCGTCTGTATTTTTTTAATTTCCTATTTTTCTTTTTACGCAAGTTGTTTTAATACAAGCACTCAGCTTTCCTCGCCATCCCCACGCACTATTAGTATTAGCCGTCAGGTGTTAGTTAGCTTGTAGGATGTGTTAGGCGATAGTTATAACGCATCACAGCGTAGCACTATGAAGTTAAGTTAATGCTCCGCAACCGTGCCAAAAATAATCGTCGTTGCCGTTCCGCAGAACATCCCCTGGAAAAAAACACATTGCGCCTCGGATTGTCCAGATAGAACGTGCCTTTCCACCCCCAAACCAAAAAATGAACCCCCTAGCATTTTCCCGTAAAGAAAATCAAAGGGATGAATCCAGAATTACAGTTGAATGCGGCAAATCCATTAAAGTGTGGAATAGATCGATTTTTAGGAAGTTAAAGATTTCTTCAGTATGCATATAAGCGAAATCACTCATCCCAACCAGTTGCATGGCTTATCCATTCGGCAACTAGAGCATATTGCTCGCCAAATTCGAGAAAAGCATTTACAAACTGTTGCTGCTACCGGCGGTCATCTCGGACCCGGTTTAGGCGTTGTCGAACTGACTATCGCCCTCTACCAAACCCTCGACCTCGATCGCGATAAAGTACTTTGGGACGTAGGACACCAAGCCTATCCCCACAAAATGCTTACCGGACGCTACCATAACTTCTCCACCCTGCGCCAGAAAGACGGCGTTGCGGGCTATCTCAAGCGCTGCGAGAGCAAATTCGACCATTTTGGAGCCGGACACGCCTCAACCAGCATTTCCGCAGGATTAGGCATGGCGCTCGCACGGGACATGAAAGGAGAAGACTTCAAAGTCGTTTCCATCATCGGCGACGGCGCGCTCACCGGAGGAATGGCACTCGAAGCCATCAACCACGCCGGACACCTTCCCAGCACCCGCATGATGGTCATTCTCAACGACAATGAAATGTCCATCTCCCCCAACGTCGGTGCAATCTCTCGCTACCTCAACAAAGTTCGCCTCTCCCCCCCCGTTCAATTTCTTTCTGGCAACCTCGAAGAACAAGTCAAACACCTTCCCTTCTTCGGCGAAACTCTATCCCCCGATATGGAACGCCTCAAAGAAAGCATGAAACGCCTAACCGTCCCTAAAGTTGGGGCAGTCATCGAAGAACTTGGTTTCAAATACTTCGGGCCCATTGACGGACATAACCTCGAAGAACTCATTGCAACCTTTAAACAAGCTCACGCCATTCAAGGTCCCGTCCTCGTCCACGTTGCTACTGTCAAAGGCAAAGGCTACGAAATCGCCGAAAAAGATCAAGTGGGGTATCATGCCCAAAGTCCCTTCGACCTAACCACCGGAAAAGCCAAACCTTCCAGCAAACCCAAACCCCCCAGCTACTCCAAAGTTTTTGCACATACCCTCACCAAACTTGCAGAAAATAATCCCAAAATCGTTGGGATTACCGCAGCAATGGCGACGGGAACCGGATTGGATAAACTCCAAGCCAAACTCCCAAAACAATATATTGATGTTGGGATTGCCGAACAACACGCTGTCACTCTGGCTGCGGGATTAGCTTGCGAAGGAATGCGCCCTGTCACAACTATTTACTCCACTTTCCTACAACGTGCTTACGACCAAGTGATTCACGATGTTTGCATCCAAAATCTTCCCGTCTTCTTCTGTTTAGACCGCGCGGGAATCGTCGGAGCCGATGGCCCGACGCACCAGGGGATGTACGATATTGCCTATATGCGCTGTCTGCCTAACATGACGGTGATGGCTCCCAAGGACGAAGCAGAATTACAACGGATGCTCGTCACGGGCGTGAACTATACCGATGGACCAATTACCATGCGCTATCCACGGGGTAACGGTTATGGAGTGCCTTTAATGGAGGAAGGGTGGGAACCCATCGAAATTGGGAAAGGAGAAATTCTGCGTAATGGCGACGATCTCTTGCTGCTGGGCTATGGAACAATGGTTTACACGGCAATGCAAGTGGCAGAAATTCTTAGCGAACACGGGGTTGAAGCAACTGTTATCAATGCTCGTTTTGTTAAGCCATTGGATTCAGAACTCATCCTGCCATTAGCACAGCGTATCGGAAAGGTGGCAACCTTGGAAGAAGGCTGTCTCATGAGCGGTTTTGGTTCTGCGGTTCTCGAAATGCTGCAAGAGAATGATGTTCTCGTTCCTGTCAAACGTTTTGGCGTTCCTGACATTTTGGTGGATCACGCGACAGCAGATCAATCTAAAGCGGATTTAGGTCTAACGGGGTCTCAAATTGCTCAAACACTTTTAGGAGAATTTGTCAGCCAAAAACAGCCCTCTGCTGTGAGTTAGTTCTATTATGTGGTAAGGCGATATGCTCGTCTTACCGCTCTTTGATGTTCCCTCATTTCTCCTGATTGTCCTATGAGGTTCTTTAACAAAATTATTGGGTTGATCCTGATTGTTCTTGGGGTTTATTACCTCGGCAAAAACGTTGTTTTCACGACCCAATTTTCTCCCTACTGGTGGCGCGATCTTTCTGCGGCGGGGTCTGTTCTCTGTTTGAGTAGTGGCGTTGTTGGTTTAATTTTTTTACCCAGTGAAACTCGAAGTTGGTCTTGGGTGTTGGTTGCGCTAGGAATTATTTTGGTATTTCTCAATGGAAACGTTATCTTAAAACCCACGAGTCTTTGGTATTTCTTTGCTTCTTTTGCGACTTTAATTACAGGCTTGAAGTTGGTTACGACGGGCAGGGTTTAATTGATTAGGTATTAAATGATTTGTATCAAGGATGTCAATCCCTCATATCAAATACTTCAAATTTCCCATTATAAAAATTCCCCGTGTCAGCCCTAAATAAGGCGATTCAAGCGGATTTTATATCCCCCTATCACCGTGTCAGTCTCATTCACAATTTAAATGCATAACAGCTTATGGGTGGGGATAGTAACGCCACCACCTACCTTGTTTTTTGGCTGTGTATCCCGTGCGAGCTTCTAGATAAGCGGGAACGTTGCTGAATCCGGCGTATTTAGAATCTCTAACTAGGGTTCGGTAGTCAATGCGAAATTGGTTGCACAGTTCAAGTTGTGTCAATCCTTCCTTTGGGGTGTTTGGCGTTTCTTCGGCGACTTCAATTAGACTGTCAATGACTTCGATTTCTGCATCGATAATTTCGACAGTTTTTTGGGGTTCCTTGGTGGAAGATTCTTGGACAGAAGGGGGTTCTGTTGCTGCCGAAGAATTAGAAATTTCGAGAGAAAGGGTATCGGCTAAATTCTCATATTTATTTTCAAGTTGAAGGAGTCTTTCTTCTAGTTTTTGAAGTTTAACAATTTTGTTATCTAGGTCTTGAATCTTAAGGTCAACACTCTCTGTAAGTAAGTGTGGAGGAGAATTAAGCGGGATTGAGCGATTGATTTGTTCTAAACCCAAATGAATGAGTTCTAGAAGGGTTGAAGTTATTTTGGGTTTGCCGCTACGAGGGTGAATGGGTTCGTTTTTTTGGACTGCGA encodes:
- a CDS encoding glycosyltransferase; this encodes MKTALVHEWLTPKATGGSELVVQEILKFIEADLYALVDFESSNPQSYLWGRKIGTTFLQHFPLARNGVQKYLPLLPFAIEQLDLRDYDLILSSSHAVAKGILASPHQLHLCYCHTPMRYAWDLTFDYLNNSTLGRGLPGILTRHILHQLRQWDVLSANRVDYFIANSQHTARRIWRAYRRTAEVIHPPVEIERFAFNSQKEDFYLTVSRLVSYKQVSLIVRAFNQLELPLVVIGSGPQLQQIRQLAKSNVRVLGSQSNDVVAQYMARAKAFVYAALEDFGIALVEAQACGTPAIAYGAGGAKETVLDVRQFPEMGTGLLFPSQKTDALIEAIRFFENTQGTIVPENCRLQAAKFTPTIFEKRYLEFLERCCREAKLGKPNRISRTL
- a CDS encoding sugar transferase gives rise to the protein MTANSQLVSVKILRGLIKSGFAPTSARKMSLSELLKTLDGNFAKRLFDVVFSLTVLILFSPVYLLMAALIAISSPGPIFYIQKRVGKNFKPFGCIKFRTMVDNAEEVLSEMIGNSPQLRQEFEEDFKLRQDPRITGIGKFLRYTSLDEFPQFWNVLMGDMSVVGPRPLVPEELPKYGQHIDKILTIKPGITGLWQVSGRNDIPYHRRVQIDLYYVNCRNFWLDLFIMVRTIGVIIFPRNNGAY
- the gmd gene encoding GDP-mannose 4,6-dehydratase — translated: MMQSKRALITGITGQDGSYLSELLLEKGYEVHGIIRRTSTFNTDRIDHVYVDPHSADARFFLHYGDLTDGTTLRRLLEAVKPDEIYNLGAQSHVRVSFDSPEYTVDTVGMGVLRLLEAIRDYQQRTGIEVRFYQAGSSEMFGKVQEVPQKETTPFYPRSPYACAKVYGHWQTVNYRESYDLFACNGILFNHESPRRGETFVTRKITRAVARIVAGKQKKLYLGNLDSKRDWGYAKDYVQAMWLMLQQEKPDDYVVATGETYSIREFLEIAFSWVNLEWKDYVEFDERYLRPAEVELLIGDPSKAKAKLGWERSVSFEGLVKLMVEADLAALDLPSPNGKVSEQLLKDNAYIRQSVGSAVD
- a CDS encoding GDP-L-fucose synthase family protein; its protein translation is MLDLSTKRILVTGGAGFLGKQVVAQLVEAGAQEEKITVPRSRDYDLRDLEACQKAARNQNIIIHLAAHVGGIGLNQEKPAELFYDNLMMGTQLIHSAYQAGVEKFVCIGTICAYPKFTPVPFQEDNLWEGYPEETNAPYGVAKKALLVQLQSYRQQYDFNGIYLLPVNLYGPEDNFDPNSSHVIPALIRKVHEAQQRGDKTLPAWGDGSPTREFLYSTDAARGIVMATQGYNEPEPVNLGTNSEISIRDLVELICELMGFEGEIVWQTDKPNGQPRRCLDTSRAKKAFDFEAQVDFKQGLKNTIEWYRQQAT
- a CDS encoding metallothionein; protein product: MTTVTQMKCACESCLCVVDTSDAVQKEGKYYCCEACANGHSEGGSGCGHEGCNCHR
- a CDS encoding ArsR/SmtB family transcription factor, coding for MQNILSVEKAQRMAEFFSILGDPNRWRILSALALEEMRVRDLAEAVEMTESAVSHQLRILRNTRLVSYRKRGRNVFYCLKDHHIFNLYRDVSEHLDEPEEEVI
- a CDS encoding glycosyltransferase family 2 protein, which encodes MSVDFKKIQLSIVVPVYNEAVNLNSLFKRLETVMDDLGRSYEIVCINDGSKDDTLSRLIECHQRNPNIKVINLSRNFGKEIALTAGIDYATGAAVIPIDADLQDPPELIGELVEKWQEGYDVVYCTRRSRKGETWLKRFTANAFYRAISKMSRVPIPQDTGDFRLLDRRVVEALKLLPERTRFMKGLFSWVGFKQTAILFDREPRLQGTTTWNYWKLWNLALDGIISFSSLPLKIWSYLGLSISFLSLLYASFLVLRTIIFGIDVPGYASIIVAVLFLGGIQLITLGVLGEYLGRVYEEVKGRPIYLVRDVYGFESSATKLDTNNACE